One window from the genome of Rhinolophus ferrumequinum isolate MPI-CBG mRhiFer1 chromosome 22, mRhiFer1_v1.p, whole genome shotgun sequence encodes:
- the LOC117014511 gene encoding glutathione S-transferase Mu 1 — translation MKFPRVSDACNHETLTMAMTLGYWDIRGLAHAIRLLLEYTDSNYEEKKYAMGDAPDYDRSQWLSEKFKLGLDFPNLPYLIDGAHRLTQSNAILRYIARKHNLCGETEEERIRVDILENEVMDSSNQLATVCYSPEFEKLKPDYLKALPEKMKLFSQFLGKRTWFAGDKLTYVDFLAYDILDLHCVFEPKCLDAFPNLKDFVSRFEGLKKISAYMKSSRFLPSPVYTKVALWGNK, via the exons ATGAAGTTCCCGCGGGTCTCTGATGCCTGCAACCACGAAACGCTGACCATGGCCATGACTTTGGGATACTGGGACATCCGCGGG CTGGCTCACGCCATCCGCCTGCTCCTGGAGTACACAGACTCCAACTATGAAGAGAAGAAGTACGCGATGGGGGACG CTCCCGACTATGACAGAAGCCAGTGGCTGAGTGAAAAATTCAAGCTGGGCCTGGACTTCCCCAAT CTGCCCTACTTAATTGATGGCGCTCAcagactcacccagagcaacgcCATCCTTCGCTACATTGCTCGCAAGCATAACCTAT GTGGGGAGACGGAGGAGGAGAGGATTCGTGTGGACATTTTGGAGAACGAGGTTATGGACTCGTCTAATCAGCTGGCCACGGTTTGCTACAGCCCTGAATTT GAGAAACTGAAGCCTGATTACTTGAAGGCGCTCCCTGAAAAGATGAAGCTCTTCTCACAGTTTCTGGGAAAGAGGACTTGGTTTGCGGGGGACAAG CTCACCTATGTGGATTTCCTGGCTTATGACATCTTAGACCTGCACTGTGTATTTGAGCCCAAGTGCCTGGATGCCTTCCCGAACCTGAAAGACTTTGTGTCCCGCTTCGAG GGCCTGAAGAAGATCTCTGCATACATGAAGTCCAGTCGCTTCCTCCCAAGCCCTGTGTATACAAAGGTGGCCTTGTGGGGCAACAAGTAG
- the LOC117014512 gene encoding glutathione S-transferase Mu 1, with protein sequence MATMTLGYWDLRGLAHAIRLLLEYTDSNYEEKKYAMGDAPDYDRSQWLSEKFKLGLDFPNLPYLIDGAHRLTQSNAILRYIARKHNLCGETEEERIRMDILENEVMDTRMSLGRICYSPEFEKLKPDYLKALPEKMKLFSQFLGKRTWFAGDKLTYVDFLAYDVLDVLRTFEPKCLDAFPNLKDFVSRFEGLKKISAYMKSSRFLPRPFFGKMASWGNK encoded by the exons ATGGCCACCATGACTTTGGGATACTGGGACCTGCGCGGG CTGGCTCACGCCATCCGCCTGCTGCTGGAGTACACAGACTCCAACTATGAAGAGAAGAAGTACGCGATGGGGGACG CTCCCGACTATGACAGAAGCCAGTGGCTGAGTGAAAAATTCAAGCTGGGCCTGGACTTCCCCAAT CTGCCCTACTTAATTGATGGCGCTCAcagactcacccagagcaacgcCATCCTTCGCTACATTGCTCGCAAGCATAACCTAT GTGGGGAGACGGAGGAGGAGAGGATTCGTATGGACATTTTGGAGAACGAGGTTATGGATACCCGAATGTCCCTGGGCAGGATTTGCTACAGCCCTGAATTT GAGAAACTGAAGCCTGATTACTTGAAGGCGCTCCCTGAAAAGATGAAGCTCTTCTCACAGTTTCTGGGAAAGAGGACTTGGTTTGCGGGGGACAAG CTCACCTATGTGGATTTCCTGGCTTATGACGTCTTAGACGTGCTCCGTACATTCGAGCCCAAGTGCCTGGATGCCTTCCCGAACCTGAAAGACTTTGTGTCCCGCTTCGAG GGCCTGAAGAAGATCTCTGCATACATGAAGTCCAGTCGCTTCCTCCCAAGACCTTTTTTTGGAAAGATGGCCTCGTGGGGCAACAAGTAG